A stretch of DNA from Cryptomeria japonica chromosome 4, Sugi_1.0, whole genome shotgun sequence:
GTCATCAACCCACTGAAACTCAACTTTAGATGCCGCAGGTTTCTCAAATTGCCGAACTTGGGAGGCAGCGACATTAGCTTCTCACAATGCTCTAACACGAGGTACTCCAGCGACTTTAGTTTGCAAAAGTCTGCTAGTAGATCTTCGATAGCAGATGCCACGGATATGACTATCTTTTTCAAATGCTGTAAACGTCCTATTGAGCTCGGAAATCTCAGTAAACTGAAGACTTCGCAGATAAACAGCTCTCTCAACTGCTCAGGAGGCTGCAGAGGCATTCGTTTTGTATTAAGACAAGACCGTACAACGACTATAACAGATTTAAGGCGTGTCTGCACATAAATTACAGTAAAGGAAAATACTTACATCGGCAGTATCGCTCCAAAGTTCTTCTAAGTCGTCACCAGGTTCAAGCTCTAAAATTCTTAAATTCAACGGAAGCCATGACGGAAGAGCTGTGTGCGGAAAATTGAACCATCGGAGCCAGACAAGGCCTGCTGATAATATAGctgattcttttgtaaaatagtTGTTTCTGGCAACCAGGATTTCTAATCGCTGCTTAAACCTTTTACTTGATCCTCTCACATTTTCCACAAGCTTCATACATTCTTTATAAAAGTCTTCTGTTACCGCTCGAATCCCCCTTATCCCCCGAATCAGCACGCCCTcctaaatgaaaaacaaaaaatgaaagcaGTCAGCTTATCAGTGTACCAGAAAATATATCCATCTCAAAATACTGGATAGCATAGAAAACATGATATTAAGCTCACCTGCCCCTCTATTTCAATGTCGCCAATTTGCTCTGGTGACCAAAGACGCAAGGGAGATTTAACAATTTCTTTTCCCTTATTGGCAATCTCTCTTCCCATATCCCGTAGATGATCATGCATTTTAATGCAGTTCTTCTCATCGACCTCAACAAGACACTTATTCTTCAGTACTGTCAAACTATGCGGCCCACTCCATCCCGACGCAGACCCATCCCACACTGTGACGGCCAACTCTTCTTTTTCTCCTATAAAGAAACAACATATATCTAAAAATATCTCTTTTTCTTCCTCATCTAGTGCATCAAAGCTCACTTCTAGTATGTCTTTTATGTCTTTCGGCAGTACTCTGGAGATCTTGTCTAATTGAGCATTCCAATAATCCTGGGGCTTGCCATTAACTAGTCCTCCAAGCACCTTAAGGGATAAGGGCAATCCTTTGCAGACTTCTAAAAAATTTTCAACGAGAAGTTGAAATTCATTTATTGGAGAGGGTTGTCTAAACGCATGCCAACAAAAAAGTTTCATAGCATATTTGGGATCTAATTCTTTCATCTTGTAAATGGAGGAGACTCCCCATGATGTAAGAACTTCAGATTCTCTACTTGTGATAACAATCACACTACCCTGTCCAAGACTGTCCTGGATTGGCAATAGAGCCTCCAACTGCTCTTGATGGTCTACATCATCCAAAATGATTAACATTTGAacagatctcaaatgctttgctaAAATTGCTTTTCTTTTTTCTACATTATCAACATTTTGAACATTTTTGAAACCAAGATCTTGTATCATCTCTTTTTGCTTCTCATGTAGATTTGTTTTAGTCTCATCCCGCGCCTTATGAATAAAGCAGCATTTATATATGGAGTTTATTttcttattgtaatattcttttgcCACTGTAGTTTTACCACATCCACCCATCCCAACAATCCCCacaatatttatatttttagaAGAGTCAAATGCATTTCTTTCAAAGTCTTGTAAAATTTCATCAAGACCAAGAGGATAATTGGCCACCACTAATGGTATCTTTTGAGTGTCCTTAATGTAATCTTTAATAGCCTCCAACAAGTTCGCTTCCCCTTCATCACtaacaaaaacaattaaaaatgattACCCAaattattttttcagaaaaaaaaaaacaaaaaaacttaaacaaataaatttatttaaacatATATTTAACTAATATTGAAACATTTTTCATATAAACAATGTTTTAGCTCtttgaactaaaattgaaaaagaGAGACACAGATATAAAATCTTTCATATGTTAAGAAAATTAGAAGCTTTatagaaattaaataattttatagcatatatttttaaatatctaTTTGATTGTGAGTGACAAGTTTTTTATAAGAAGATAAggaattgtaattttatttttattttttcaaaatattttttatggtaAGAGGCTTAACATTACATAGTACCTACCCAGTTATTTTTTCCGTATAATTTTAATGACTAGATAatagataatttaaaaataagctaacaactaaaatctaaatttagaagcaactttatattattattatttattatgactagataaagataattaaaaaataagttaaagactaaaatttaaattaaaaagaaactttcTATCATTATTATTTgttagatttaaaagaaacaaatctaaattaaaaggtaacttcctattattattaaatgtaaaaaaaaattatatttttaaatctagatttaaaagaaacttctaatttaaaaagctatgtttttaaatatagatttaaaagaaactttaatttttttcatacaaatcatttcatattctaaaataagactaaattcTAATTAAGATTtaaccatatgaaattaattaatctatgaTTTGATATCTCTTGGCATcatctacataaattttatttataaaatataggtatgctagtttaaaGTCGACATTTTTTTAAAGATATAAagacattaaaaaaattaaaagtaacAAAGAATACAATATTAATaagtaaaataaaattaatagatagataaaaaaaaatggcactGAACAAAAATTCACATAACACCAAAAAATGGTAGGAAGGTAGAGAATGGAGCATCCAAAGAAAATAAGAATTAAAGTAGATAAAACTCAAACTAAAGAAGAAGTTAGTGGGACTTAAACAAGAAAATATTGGCATCAGGAAACCTGAGGAGATTCTAAAATCCAATGGTTGTTGTGCATGTCATATATTGGCAAAGATAGTCATTGATGTAGGACTAGATAGCTACAACACCATAGCCTTTGGCATTTATGTAAGCTTGTATGGAGATCTTCTTTCTACCTCTCATATTGAGAAGTTGAATGTTTTGGCTGAAGGGATATTATCTCTTTGTTGAAGGGGTACTAATCTTATTCTAAGTTAATACGGGGATCTACCTCCTCTGGTAGAACttaattaaaaaaacaataatGAATGGTAGCTTTTCCAAAAGTAAAACTAAAAGAGAGACACAAAATGAGTGTATGaagttatatatatatgtgtatatgtatacatctatatgtatatgtatgtatgaatgtgtatatatacatgtatatgtatatatgaatgtgtgtatatatatatatgtatgtatgtatgtatgtatgtatgtatacgtatatgtatatgtaaacatgtatgtacacacacatctCAGTACAAGGTGATATCTTATATATTAATACTAAAAAGAAAGATTACATAGATATCAAAAAGTTTATGCTTAAAACCACTATCCTTGAAGACAAAATAACACAACCCCCGAAAACATGAATTCTAATACATACCAATGACATCATAAACAACTATTCTAGAGGTAACAAAAACAACTACATGATTGGTACTACAAATTACTACAACACATAAGACTAGAACAAGAAAAAACAACCATCCTCTGCAAACAAAAACCTATAATACACAACCCACTCACAACTTTagttctttctcctttagcttcttAGTGTCATCGATCCAATAGTATTTCTTATAGAAGTCATGCTTATGTTTTCTCTTCCTTGGCTCCTCTCCACCTGTTGCTTTCCCCATTTGACCATGATTGCATAGATACTCTTTAATGAGCACCCAACCACCTTGATCTTTTCCCATTCTCTACTCCCTACTATTGTCTACTCCCGAAACAAGAAAAGGCCTTAGAGGGATAAATTCATTATCCACTTTCTACTTTCCACTCTCCTTCACCCAGTCGTATCATGGCCATCAAGGTTTTCATACCAAAATTCCACTCTTCCCTAACACATTCCCTCATTACCTATTTTACGTCTTCTTTGGTGCCCAATTCCAAGCAccaagaaaagaaaatagaggccacaTCTATATTTGTGTGGTATCTGAACTCGAAATTCATATACTCCTCCCTCATAAACTTGCCATCTATCCTCAGGAAGTGAGGATGTCAACTTTAAATATATTCCTCATCCTTTCCTTAGAAATTTTCCCCATAAAGGTGAGTTGCTACTTGTCTATCAGAAGGGAAAAATTGGCCTCTATATTGATACACAAAATAATAACAAATCCACACACTCCATACAACTCACCACTCTAGCCTGCCTCACTACCTTCAAGAAACCCTATGCTACTAAGAACAAGGtcaaatatgtttaaaaggatagAAAAATAACTTATTTGTCCAACCCCATAGCTCAACACCCATGTTTCCTTCACTACCTTGAAGACGCCCTATAATGAAATGATAAAGGCCAAACACATTTAAAGTGATGACATATTCACTTGATCGTATTCCCTACATTACACAAGTTGCCACTTCATCTCAAGTGCAACTTGCATAGTTTTCCAATGGCTATAGACTGCCAATTGCATTCACCTCCATACTACCTCCTATATTTATCCCCTTCACATAGTTGAACGACTCATGTCCCATCCATTACATGAAAACCTGCCTCACCTACAAAGGCTAAATTTAGTCCTCTGAAGTCATTTGACCATTTCATCATATTGTTGCCTCTAGCAAAAATCTCTAGTTTGAGAGAAGATTGACCTTCCTATTATCCTCACAATTGATATGGAAAACTTTGAAGTCTtgaaattcatttaatttatatttataatattaataaaattatttaaattccaACTAAGAGCTTCACCCTTAACTATAGAATTCATAATCACCCGAGAGTCGCCCTCTAGATGTAGCTTTGAGACTAAAAGTTTGGAAGCTAGGTTAAGTGCCAAGATCGTTGCCTGAGCTTCCACCTCATTGTTAGtactttcttctatttttttagCACTGATTACAAGGATGTTTCCAAATTCATCCCTAGCAATGCATCCCTCACTCAAGggccatgatttccctttgatatcctatcaaaattgatcttgatcaattcattctCTGGTCATTTCCATATCACCTCCTCAATGGGTTGCTTAATTGGATTATCCAAATGAGTCCAATTAATGGGCCTAAACTTAAGAAGGGGCCACTGAGactagataatcttgtttgccataTATTGAAGGGACATTTTTGAAAATTATGATTTTGTGTTGCTGCATTGATAGTTTCTAAAATCACAGATTCAGTCTCACCAACATGCACTACAAGTTTCATCTTTGCCTTGGAACATTCTCTTGTTTCATTCTTTCCACAATCAATATCAATGGGACAACATACTAAATACTAGAATACACTACATTGTTTCGAACCAAATTTCAACTTTGAAACAAATATTTGACCAAGGAAGGTAAATGGATTTGCAAATTGATATTTTATAGAAATAATCTCCAATATTTTGAAGAAAAACCATAGTTCAAAAGAAAGTGGTCAAGTGTTTCTTCAGTGGTCTTTACAAAGCATACACGTAAAAGGACCATGGAATCCTAATTAACTCAATCTTTCACCTAGTAAAATTTTGCCTTTCAAACCCAACCACACAAAGGTGCCCACCGTAAGAAGACAACATTTGTTCCAACTTAGTCTAGTCGACCACCCATTGTCCTCAATTTCATTCTCCAACAACTTATATCCAATCATCACTAAATACTATCCAATTTTATCTCAACACCATATAATTTCATCATTATCTCTTGTTAAAAAAATCATTTCCCTCCAGAATACACCTATAACAAGCTTCTTGTTGAATATTATGTTGTAAGCCCTACACATCTCTCCCATTCCACTTTTCAACACCATTATCCACAACCTTTTCCACATCGTTACATACTTCTTATCCCAATTGGCTTCCATAATATGTTGCTCTTCTCTAACCATAGGATCCTCCTCAAGAACTTTGTGTCCTTTCCAAGAGTTACACTAATTTTTTCCCCTCTCTCTATTACTCAATTGCATATAATATGATcacaaatgatatgcctataagaCATTAGGAAGTTCTAGATTCTTGACCCCTTTGGGGGATTTTGAATAGTGATAATTTGATCTCTATGCTGAGAAAATAGGTATTTTCTCTTAAAGATTTTAACCCATTTCTAGTTTGGATTAGAGTATATATTTCATACTAACTTTTGTCCCAATGATTCATTCATAGTAATCCAATTACTCAAACCTGCCCCATCTTTTGATTTTGGTTTATAGACTTTTTCCCATGCCAACAATGATATTTTTTCTTACTCTTACTTTCCATTCCAAAAGAACcttttcaatttttgttcaatCATTTTCCAAACTTTGATTGGGATTTTCAAGCATGTCATATAGAGGATTGGTGAGGCACAAATAACAGTACTTAACATGGTGAGCCGTCCAACCAACATCAACCATTTTCTCTTCCACCTCTCTAACTTCCCAATGCAATTGTCAACTAATTTACTCCACACAGTTGACTTACAAGCTCGTAGAAAAAGAAGAATACCTTTAAGAGCTTCCCTAGAAGTTTCCCTAATTTTATATCCACGATTCTAGAAATTTCCCTATGCTTATTCAAGTGGGTATTAAAGAAGATGATTTTAGACATGTTCCAATTCATCCTCTATCTTGAAACATTGTAATATTAGTCCAGAGTATTTTTTATCCATCTAGCTTCCCTCAATGATGCCGCCCCAAAAAGAATAGTATCATTAACATATTGCTCATCTGTGGTAGCATCCAAACTAGAGGAAATTTTCATCTCTTGCCACTTGCCCTCTTGCCTTATTTTAGAAGTGGATCTACCCAATGTAATTATgccaaaatgatgaaaaggaaaggagatagtgGGTCTTCTTGTCTCAATCCTCTAATATATTGAAATAATCTTTGTGGACTACCATTGAACAATATTAAAATTCTATGAGTTGTGATGCAACTTTTCACCCATGCAAACCATTCTTTGCAAAATCCAAATATTTCCGTAACTAAAAGCAATAATTTCTTACCTACTTGATCATAAGCTTTTCTTATATCCAACTTAATTAGTATTCTATCTACATTGGCCTTTCTAATAAAATGGTTGCCTCATGAGAAATGATAATGCCCTCAACAATAGATATATTTGGAAAAAAATCACCATGTTCTTTTAAAATTATTCATGTTAAAATTCTTTTCATTTTGAGGGTCATCACCTTAGCAATGACCTTATATGAGGAGTTACAAAAGTAGACCAGTCTTAAATAATCAAAGGTTTGCACTTGATCTTATTTTTGGGATCAAATAAATCAAcgtattattaaaatatatttcgaTATATGTTTTAGCTCTTGATTCCTCTACTACTTCCCATAGATCCAAAGCAATCACATCCTAGAAAGTTTGGTAAAATAATGTTGGGAATCCATCTGGGCCTAGAACTTTATCCTCTTCCATATAGAAAACTTCCTATTTGAATTATTCCAACACAATTGGTTTCTATAGGAGTAGATTTTGTTGCTCAGGTATAAGCTTAGGCACCACTTCCAACATTTTATCAACTAGAGAATCATCCCTCACCCAATCCTGTGTTAGCAAGCCTTCAAAGAACCTAATTACCTCTTGATTGATATCATCAATATTTGTTAATGAAACTCCTTCTCTATTTGTAACTTAATAAATTCTATTTCTTGGCCTTTTAGCTCTAACTGAATTGTGAAAATACTTATTAGCCCTATCACCCTCCTTTAACAAACATTCCCAAGAATTTTGCCTCCAAAAAGTCTCTTCTTTACATAAGATCTCCAAATATTTACTATTAAACTCTTTTTCTAATAGAGAAATCCTTTCTTCCCTTAATTGATAATTTTGTTATGCAACTTTTCAAATTGTTCCTCcatattcaatttctcttcaaaaatgtttttaaaatgaacTTGATTCCATTCCCGATGCCTATTTGTAATGAATTGTAACTTTTTGAAGAAGATGTAAGTTTTCCTACTAGTAACCTATGGAAAATCCTTTCACCATTGGGCAATAAGTATTTTGATCTTGTTGTCTTgtagccacattttctcaaatttgaagggacaatGGATTGGAATAGTCTTTTTGTACTAGGAGGGTTAGTGGGTAGTGATCAAATCATAGGAAAGGAAGGATTGATGCTTCAACAATAAAGGGATGATTTGACCATATAATATCAATGAAAAATATATCAGTCTTCTTTGCAATATGATAAATTCCATGCAATCTATTGGTCTAGTTGAAAGATCCATTCTTGGGATTTATTTTCAGCAAATCATTATCTAAAAACAAGCTTTTTAAAATCCTTCTGAATAGCACCCAAAGCCCCTTCACTACCTAACTTATCTTCCAATTCTAAATTCATATTAAAGTCACCACCTAAAATGATTATTGATCTATCCACATTCTTTGACAAAGGTCCAATACTTGGAACCAAACCTCCTTTTTCAAGCCTTCTCTTTCTAGACCATATAAATTGAGCAAAAAGAATTCACAAACCATGTAGATCACTTGAACTCTGACTAACTATCAATGAGCTGACTATGCTACTAGTTCAATCTTAACCTTCATCAGGTTCCAAAGGATACCCATACCTCCTAATATTCTCCACAAAAGAGTCTTTGGATCTTCCTTATTTAATTTGGTTtcttggagcaatacaatataatTGTGTGATTGATCAAGACCTCTCTTGATCAATCATCTCTTGTAAAGGGCATTACATCCCTTGACATTCCAAGTTAGAACCTTCATGGCTCCTCGAGAAGGTATCCTCCCTTCCCATGAGATAACTTACTTTGTCTTTTCACACAACCTGCTATCTCCAATTAACTCAATTTGGCTTTCTCCCCATCGACTTCTTCTCACCAATTTTCATTGTTTTGACATAGCCACTATTTAAATAATCATTCTTTTATCTAGAATAGTTTGTTCCCCTTCTAAAACTCAGTCATCTTTACCTTTTATGAAATCCCAATCAAGATCATCTCCATCTTCACTTAGCCTCAAGATAGCTTACCCTGTTTCCCGTTTGTAAGTCCTTAGAATAGGTTTGGTAGAGGATTCATGAATATCTTTAAAAGAAACATCTAGTGAGCCCCAATCTCAAGATTCATGGATCCTCTTCCTCTCAGTACCTCCTGAATTATTCAATATTGGCTTCCCTGTGACATTTATAGTTTTCTCAACTTTAGCCAAAACCTCTCCTACTAAATTAAGAACCTCTAGACTACAATTTACTTGACAATCTGAATCCAAGAGATACTCACTATTACTATTAGGCGTTCCACAATCTCCTTGCGATCTTCTTGCCCTATTTCCTAAACACTAATTTCAATAAGGCATTCTGGCATCCCATCATTGGGATTTTGAAACTTGGAACTTTTTGGAATACTCTCTTTACTCATTTTGAAGAGATCTCTCCTGATTAAGTCCAAGTTGGATTTAATGTCAAACTCGTTACTCAACTCCATTCCATTTGCAACCTTTTTGATCAAGTTGATTCACATAATAATTTGGCAACTTTGAGTCCTTTTTACCTTTGGCCAGTGAGATTATCTTGTTTTCCAAACCTTCTACCTCTTTTCTTTTCCATTTAAGGGTGATACAATTAGCCGACAAATGACCTACCACTTTGCAAAAAATTATAGTTATCCACTATCTCTTCAACTTCAATCTGTTGCCACCAATACCTTGCATTTATTCTAATTTCCACCACTTTTGGAAGGTTAGAAAAAGGCTTCTAGTTCATACATATTCTCACATACGTAGTGAAGTCAACCTGTTCAATAGCTTCATTTGCTTTGATGAAGTTACCCAACCTGTTCCCAATAAGTTTTAAAGTTTTTGATCCTAGTACTCCCTAGCTAGATTATGCAATCCTATCCAGAATGGAACTTCGTCAATTATGGTCCTGAGGGGAGTAAATTTTGGCTCCAAATCTTTAATAAAAAAACCTTATGCCACCCATCAAAAATGGCCCATTGTTAAAAACCTAGGTTTTTAGACTAGCATTTTCTGCTATAACTAAGTAAAAACCAATGGGAAGGGTTTTTAGCTCACACTCATCACAACATTTCCTAGCATGGCTATATATGTGACCCATTCCCTTTCCCACTTCATAAAGAAGGTTGTTTCTTTAAATCTATTTATTGTTCCATTTCATTCTAGAGTATCCAAGGAAAgagaaataatttaattttttgcaCTCTGAATGCGTACCTTATTAGCATCGCTTGTTTTTTTTAGGGTCCTTTGACTTCCATACTTTTTCAAAGATAACCTTTTTGTCTACAACTTGTTTGTCAAAAAATATTTCGTAGCTTGATCTAGGTTGCTACAAACCTCCATGACACTTTGAGTCtcttcgagaaataatgttttccttTCATCTAAGGAAGTTGACATATCCAAAACTGTTATGTTCCTTCTAAACCAAGTTTGGCGGCTTCCATGCAAACACATTTCCCCCATTAATCCTATTTTCCTAATTCATCTATTGATCAGGTCCATCATTCTACCTTGGTCGCAACTCTAGGTTCCTCCTTGTTTCCATAAAAGAAAAGCGAATATAataccaaaaatatatttttttaatacaaatagaattaatttataaattttaaaatatttatgtatgtgtatgcatgtagtaaataaaataaataatttttaacaaAATACAAAC
This window harbors:
- the LOC131070242 gene encoding disease resistance protein Roq1 — protein: MATPESGSFSNPTKNWKRPPIRVAIPSWKFCRHLRLHHLHNQQRKRKGCPARVEPPNQSSNASEEVVPPSASSSKPTKRRKRVPCESNNAFEEVVPESASGSGSGSSSKPRTWDVFINHRGPDTKKTLATFIYDTLKSMGLEIFLDQPELDLGDLIPSRIEEAMTSSFLHIAILSPRYAESPWCLAELSYMLNTGKTVIPVFYKVEPRDIRWTTKGKGVYTDAFSKHKEGARYSSEKLNDWKVALQDVTYRTGHIVEENDDEGEANLLEAIKDYIKDTQKIPLVVANYPLGLDEILQDFERNAFDSSKNINIVGIVGMGGCGKTTVAKEYYNKKINSIYKCCFIHKARDETKTNLHEKQKEMIQDLGFKNVQNVDNVEKRKAILAKHLRSVQMLIILDDVDHQEQLEALLPIQDSLGQGSVIVITSRESEVLTSWGVSSIYKMKELDPKYAMKLFCWHAFRQPSPINEFQLLVENFLEVCKGLPLSLKVLGGLVNGKPQDYWNAQLDKISRVLPKDIKDILEVSFDALDEEEKEIFLDICCFFIGEKEELAVTVWDGSASGWSGPHSLTVLKNKCLVEVDEKNCIKMHDHLRDMGREIANKGKEIVKSPLRLWSPEQIGDIEIEGQVSLISCFLCYPVF